From the genome of Peptococcaceae bacterium 1198_IL3148:
TATCCATTGTAGCTAAGTACACTATCTTGGTTAGTGCTTCATCTGAAGGGTATGCTGTTTTGGTTTTGGTGACTTTTCGCAACTGTCTGTGATAACCTTCAATAACGTTGGTTGTATAAATTAGTCTACGGATTGCATATGGGTACTTAAAGTAAGTGGTTAATTCAAGCCAATTGTTTTCCCAA
Proteins encoded in this window:
- a CDS encoding transposase — translated: WENNWLELTTYFKYPYAIRRLIYTTNVIEGYHRQLRKVTKTKTAYPSDEALTKIVYLATMDISKKWNMPVRDWTQCISQFAIYFGDRLESEL